One window of the Shewanella maritima genome contains the following:
- a CDS encoding SDR family oxidoreductase: protein MQTVAITGANRGIGLEFARYYQSQGAKVYALCRSSNAELESLGVNVITGAEVTTDQGLDVIAQGLAGAELDILICNAGILRDEQLGSLNIETIKQQFEVNTLAPLLIVERLESQLKSGAKVAMITSRMGSIEDNTSGGRYGYRMSKAALNAASKSLSHDLRLNNVSVGIYHPGYVQTDMVGGRGDISADVAATRIANLIAQLSLQNTGVFYHSNGQQLPW from the coding sequence ATGCAAACAGTTGCGATTACCGGAGCCAATAGAGGAATAGGCTTAGAATTTGCGCGCTATTATCAATCTCAAGGTGCAAAGGTATATGCGTTATGCCGGAGCTCAAACGCAGAGCTTGAGAGTCTGGGCGTTAACGTGATTACTGGCGCAGAAGTCACAACTGACCAAGGATTAGATGTTATTGCACAAGGCCTAGCTGGTGCTGAGCTAGATATCTTGATTTGCAATGCAGGTATTTTGCGCGACGAACAGCTTGGAAGTCTGAATATTGAAACCATAAAACAGCAATTTGAAGTCAATACCTTGGCGCCTTTGTTAATCGTAGAGCGATTGGAATCGCAGCTTAAATCCGGCGCAAAAGTCGCGATGATCACTTCTAGAATGGGCTCGATTGAAGACAACACTTCAGGTGGGCGCTATGGTTATCGTATGTCCAAGGCCGCGCTGAACGCTGCATCTAAATCGTTAAGCCATGATTTACGATTAAATAATGTGTCAGTAGGAATATATCATCCAGGCTATGTTCAAACCGATATGGTTGGTGGTCGCGGTGACATTAGCGCTGATGTAGCAGCGACGCGTATCGCCAATTTGATTGCACAGCTATCGCTGCAAAATACAGGTGTTTTCTATCACTCCAATGGCCAACAGCTACCTTGGTAG
- a CDS encoding polysaccharide lyase family 7 protein encodes MKKVIPLTIALAMTTVGCAATDTVVKPDFPMKPHNGVKVAPAEYKKFDSILSESKLQISEPNAKPGSKYELAKDSNFSGLVNEHFYVDQGSEALIVSMEGYKLRNELRVKNNFPSNLADTFYQLSADVMPIDPRGAMENSPSKNDAMTYLQVHNKGIDDDGTGYIPHPLLRIVYEKSRKGYNDYYWAIIKNNAVNCSSKSGNKGSAECKNAYLKLPLTAYDSEQPTHFDIIVGDQKLVVKVDGVTKVNHDISYWKHLLSYFKAGVYNQFENGKGEAHFYNLEYKVNKIAP; translated from the coding sequence ATGAAAAAGGTCATTCCATTAACTATCGCATTAGCGATGACCACAGTTGGGTGCGCTGCAACAGATACGGTAGTAAAACCAGACTTTCCTATGAAGCCACATAATGGCGTTAAAGTAGCGCCTGCTGAGTACAAAAAGTTCGACTCAATTTTGAGTGAGTCTAAACTGCAGATTTCAGAACCGAATGCAAAACCAGGCTCTAAGTATGAGCTTGCTAAAGACAGTAACTTCAGTGGTTTAGTCAATGAGCATTTTTATGTCGATCAGGGTTCTGAAGCACTTATTGTGAGTATGGAAGGCTACAAACTACGTAACGAATTGCGAGTTAAAAATAACTTCCCATCAAACCTAGCTGATACTTTCTATCAACTGTCAGCCGATGTCATGCCTATTGACCCTCGCGGTGCAATGGAAAACAGCCCTTCCAAAAATGATGCGATGACCTATCTACAAGTTCATAATAAAGGCATCGATGATGATGGAACTGGTTACATTCCCCATCCACTGCTGCGTATCGTCTATGAAAAAAGTCGTAAGGGTTATAACGACTATTACTGGGCAATCATTAAGAACAATGCAGTTAATTGCTCATCAAAAAGTGGCAACAAAGGCTCAGCTGAGTGTAAAAATGCCTACTTAAAGCTGCCGCTTACTGCCTATGATAGTGAGCAGCCAACCCACTTTGATATTATCGTCGGTGATCAGAAGTTGGTCGTTAAAGTGGATGGTGTCACCAAAGTTAATCACGATATTAGTTATTGGAAACACCTATTAAGTTACTTCAAAGCCGGCGTGTATAACCAGTTTGAAAACGGTAAAGGCGAAGCACATTTCTACAATCTAGAATACAAGGTTAATAAAATTGCGCCCTAG
- a CDS encoding FAD:protein FMN transferase, which yields MRSAVITTCSKLRHRKFIANKLIVMPLMLLCTNVQAKWYQHSFDVMGTRAHVEFYLDSEKLKLEEEEQTSKQLIAEVKAELNRIEQSMSPYIASSELSMVNQKAAQKTVKVSEELFKLLKQAQQIANLTQGAFDITYASVGYHYDYRAKQKPNENTIQTSLDAINYRAVKLDDNSTTVTFSHPKTKIDLGGIAKGHAIKQAINLLKDAGVEHALVSAGGDTLLLGDRVGRPWLIGIKHPRAEDKTAVRLPLENEAISTSGDYERYFIEDGQRYHHIINPQTGDSARKVVSVSVIGPDATYTDALSTAVFVLGLQDGMNLVNRLKDFEAVIIDNQQTMHFSTGLQTN from the coding sequence ATGCGTTCAGCTGTCATCACTACATGTTCAAAACTACGCCATAGAAAGTTTATCGCCAACAAACTGATTGTTATGCCACTCATGCTGCTTTGCACTAATGTTCAAGCTAAATGGTATCAACATAGTTTCGATGTTATGGGCACTCGCGCTCACGTAGAGTTTTATCTCGATTCTGAGAAACTTAAACTTGAGGAAGAAGAGCAAACGAGTAAACAGCTTATCGCAGAGGTCAAAGCAGAGCTTAATCGCATCGAACAATCCATGAGCCCGTATATAGCAAGCAGTGAACTTTCTATGGTGAACCAGAAAGCAGCCCAAAAAACCGTCAAAGTCAGTGAAGAGTTATTTAAGCTGTTAAAACAAGCTCAGCAAATCGCCAACCTTACCCAAGGGGCGTTTGATATTACCTATGCATCAGTTGGTTATCACTATGATTATCGCGCCAAGCAAAAGCCAAATGAAAATACTATCCAAACCTCACTCGATGCGATTAACTACCGAGCTGTGAAATTAGACGACAATTCGACTACCGTCACGTTTAGTCACCCAAAAACAAAGATTGATCTGGGCGGCATAGCTAAGGGGCATGCAATCAAGCAAGCGATTAACTTGCTAAAAGATGCCGGAGTAGAACACGCGTTAGTCAGCGCGGGAGGTGATACTTTGTTACTTGGCGATCGAGTAGGAAGACCTTGGCTGATTGGTATCAAACACCCTAGAGCTGAAGACAAAACAGCAGTAAGGTTGCCGTTAGAAAACGAAGCAATCTCAACATCGGGGGATTATGAGCGCTATTTTATTGAAGATGGTCAACGCTACCACCACATCATTAACCCACAAACAGGCGACTCAGCACGAAAAGTCGTTAGCGTATCGGTAATTGGGCCCGACGCCACCTATACCGATGCTCTTTCAACCGCCGTGTTTGTACTTGGTTTACAAGATGGAATGAACCTAGTTAACCGCTTAAAAGACTTTGAAGCTGTGATTATCGATAACCAGCAAACAATGCATTTTTCAACAGGTCTGCAGACAAATTAA
- a CDS encoding general secretion pathway protein GspF: MSKPRTKGVNEPLLFADHRRPISRRDFIATGLVKGGQAVAGLSLFSLFADVNQAQAALSPDLEALRNTCGINVQGAGKIPFISFDLAGGANIAGSNVLVGGAGGQQDFLSTAGYNKLGLPGDMVPSVMDPNTGASDLVNTDLGLAFHSDSGFLRGILEKVSADTAAKINGAVIPCRSDNDTGNNPHNPMYAIAAAGADGSLMPLIGSRNTDSGGNSMPAANFIDLSKRPTKIDRPTDVTGLVDVGDLFGLLSQSDAVTVMESIQRISAQKMASVNTQVTREDVIKDLVNCGYVKSADLADRFGDPSTLNPVLDPDIVGPAGIFSINEFDGESEFQKTASIMKLVVNGYSGAGTVTMGGFDYHTGERGTGELRDLRAGRCMGACLEYAARRNMPLMLYVFSDGSVASNGRIDDSENGRGKGEWTGDNSSTGAAFFLVFNPNGKPQLMGGSEEEMARHQQIGFMRDDASVDTASAPSANNVNLLVDTVLLNYMALHGEQGMFNQVAPRQGLGPNAMLDALTAFQPIV; this comes from the coding sequence ATGAGTAAACCAAGGACCAAAGGCGTTAATGAGCCGTTGCTATTTGCCGATCACCGCCGTCCAATTAGTCGCCGAGACTTTATTGCAACCGGCTTAGTAAAAGGTGGGCAGGCCGTTGCAGGCCTTTCGCTGTTTAGTTTGTTTGCTGATGTTAATCAGGCGCAAGCAGCGTTATCGCCTGATCTTGAAGCGCTACGCAATACCTGTGGCATAAATGTACAAGGTGCAGGCAAAATTCCGTTTATCAGCTTTGACTTAGCAGGCGGTGCAAACATCGCCGGTTCCAACGTGCTAGTCGGGGGAGCTGGCGGTCAGCAGGACTTTTTGTCGACCGCAGGTTATAACAAGCTCGGGCTACCTGGCGATATGGTGCCTTCGGTTATGGATCCGAACACAGGTGCATCAGATTTAGTTAATACCGACCTTGGTTTAGCCTTTCACTCAGATTCAGGCTTTTTGCGAGGCATATTAGAAAAAGTGTCAGCCGACACGGCAGCTAAGATTAATGGTGCAGTAATACCGTGTCGCTCAGACAATGATACTGGCAACAACCCCCACAATCCCATGTACGCGATTGCTGCAGCTGGAGCCGATGGTTCATTAATGCCCTTGATTGGTTCGCGCAATACTGATTCTGGTGGTAATTCGATGCCAGCTGCCAATTTCATCGATTTAAGTAAGAGGCCAACCAAAATTGACCGACCAACAGATGTAACAGGTTTGGTGGATGTAGGTGATTTATTTGGGCTGTTATCGCAATCTGATGCCGTCACTGTTATGGAAAGTATTCAGCGGATCAGTGCGCAAAAAATGGCGAGTGTGAATACTCAAGTAACCCGAGAAGATGTCATCAAAGACCTGGTTAATTGTGGTTATGTGAAGAGCGCCGATTTAGCTGACAGGTTTGGCGATCCATCAACGCTTAACCCTGTGCTTGACCCTGATATTGTAGGACCAGCCGGCATTTTCTCCATTAACGAGTTTGATGGTGAATCTGAGTTTCAAAAAACAGCTTCAATCATGAAACTTGTGGTTAACGGATACTCGGGGGCAGGCACGGTCACAATGGGCGGCTTTGATTACCACACTGGCGAGCGTGGCACAGGTGAGCTAAGGGATCTACGCGCTGGTCGCTGTATGGGAGCATGTCTTGAATACGCAGCTCGTCGCAATATGCCGCTTATGCTTTATGTGTTCAGTGATGGGTCAGTAGCCAGTAATGGCCGAATCGACGACTCTGAAAATGGTCGCGGTAAAGGTGAGTGGACAGGTGATAATTCATCGACGGGCGCAGCTTTCTTCTTAGTATTTAATCCAAATGGTAAGCCGCAACTTATGGGCGGCAGCGAAGAAGAAATGGCGCGTCATCAACAAATTGGTTTTATGCGTGACGATGCATCAGTCGATACGGCTTCGGCGCCGTCTGCAAATAACGTGAACTTGTTGGTTGATACAGTGCTACTTAACTATATGGCGCTCCATGGTGAGCAGGGCATGTTTAATCAAGTAGCACCAAGGCAAGGGTTAGGACCCAATGCGATGTTAGATGCATTAACGGCTTTCCAACCAATAGTGTAG